The Meriones unguiculatus strain TT.TT164.6M chromosome 1, Bangor_MerUng_6.1, whole genome shotgun sequence genome has a segment encoding these proteins:
- the Tnfaip8l3 gene encoding tumor necrosis factor alpha-induced protein 8-like protein 3, whose translation MDSDSGEQSEGEPVTAAGPNVFSSKSLALQAQKKILSKIASKTVANMLIDDTSSEIFDELYKVTEEHTHSKKEAHKIMKDLIKVAIKIGILYRNKQFSPEEVIVVEKLRKKLNQTAMTMVSFYEVEYTFDTNVLSKLLHECKDLVHELVRRHLTPRTHGRINHVFNYFADVEFLSTLYGPHGGCRPNLKRICEGINKLLDDKIL comes from the exons ATGGATTCAGATTCTGGAGAGCAGAGCGAGGGCGAGCCGGTGACTGCTGCAG GTCCTAATGTGTTCAGTTCAAAGAGTCTTGCCCTTCAAGCCCAGAAGAAGATCCTGAGCAAGATAGCCAGCAAAACTGTGGCCAACATGTTGATTGACGACACCAGCAGTGAGATCTTTGATGAGCTGTACAAAGTCACGGAAGAACACACACATAGCAAGAAGGAGGCCCACAAGATCATGAAAGATTTGATCAAGGTGGCAATCAAAATCGGTATCCTCTACCGGAACAAGCAGTTCAGCCCAGAGGAGGTTATAGTGGTGGAGAAACTCCGGAAGAAGCTGAACCAGACCGCCATGACCATGGTCAGCTTCTACGAAGTCGAGTACACCTTTGACACAAATGTGCTCTCTAAGCTTCTGCATGAGTGCAAGGACCTGGTACATGAACTGGTTCGGCGACACTTGACACCCAGAACCCACGGACGCATAAACCACGTCTTCAACTACTTCGCTGATGTGGAATTCCTTTCCACTCTCTATGGCCCTCATGGGGGCTGCAGGCCCAATCTCAAGAGGATCTGTGAAGGAATCAACAAGTTGTTAGATGACAAGATCCTCTGA